The following is a genomic window from Candidatus Omnitrophota bacterium.
AGAGCGTTACGATTTAGATCGAAGAAAGAAGAAAAGAAGTTAAGATTAGGCAGGGGGTTGGTGGCTCACAAACCGATTTATCCGCGCACGCATATCGTCTGCTAAATTCATAAATTGACACCCTACTTCATAACTATCTGTATACTGCTGTTTCCTTGTCCAGATAATCTTCACTACTGACCTCAAAGGTTCGCGATGCCCCTCTAACATAATATTTACCACCATCCTGGTTCCCACGGGAACAAAACGATCGACGCTAAACCTCAGTCCCCCTTCACTTAAGTCTTTGGTGATAGTTTCGTGAGGCAATTTATCAAATTCCCCAATGGGCCTAAATTGCATCGGAAGACTCGCATAAACCCGCGGATATCTGCGCCGTTCTTGTTCAAAATAAGGATTAACCATCGTATTTCTTACTTTATAAAGTTAACCACATTTATTTTTCAAACTCCTATTTATTATATAACACGATTTTCCTAAATCGTCAAGAGTAAAAATTTTCTCTTTTTGCGGAAGGAAGACCTTTAAATTTGACTAAAAAAATTGCTATTCCCAAGAAAAGATAGTAAGAAAGCACCACGGGAAAAGAAAAAAATGGGCTAAAAATTGTCCCTCCGGGCACTTTATCCAGAAACCCAATACTTTTAATCAGAATCTCAATAGATAATAGATTAGCATAGGCAAAAGGGGGTTTTAAAAGTGAAGGAGAAAACAGAAATAGGAAACCGGTAGCAAGAATCATAAAAGCCAAAGGAACAACTAAAATATTAGCCAGAATAGACATGGGATTGACCATCTTAAAATAATATCCTACTAACCCCAAAGAACCTATCCAAGCACTTAAAGAAACGGCAAAGAGACGTAAAAAGTATTTTTTTATCTTAGATAAAGGGGAAGAATTCTGTAATCTCCTTTTAAAAAATAAACCCTCTATAAAAGGGGTAAAAGCTAAAATAGCAAAAACCACCAAAAAAGAAAGCTGAAACCCCACATTAAACAACTGTAGGGGATTAAATAGAAGAATCAGCCAACAGGCAAAAGCCAGACTGTTCAAAATATCTCCTTCCCTATTAAGAATCAATCCCATTAGATAAACTATTGCCATAATTGAAGCCCTTGCTACCGGTGCATTACCTCCTGTAAGCAAAGCATAAAAAGAAATTAAAAAAACCAACATCAAGTAAGAAATCCTTCGAGGTAATCTCAATAGTTTTAAAAAGA
Proteins encoded in this region:
- a CDS encoding PilZ domain-containing protein → MVNPYFEQERRRYPRVYASLPMQFRPIGEFDKLPHETITKDLSEGGLRFSVDRFVPVGTRMVVNIMLEGHREPLRSVVKIIWTRKQQYTDSYEVGCQFMNLADDMRARINRFVSHQPPA